Below is a genomic region from Gammaproteobacteria bacterium CG11_big_fil_rev_8_21_14_0_20_46_22.
TTCAAAAACACCAGACAAACTCGCCGTTTGAGTGGGCAACAAGCTCATCATTAATATTAAATATCTCTGCTTAAATGTGTCTGACTTGGGGCTATTTTGTAAAAGATGAGCCACCATAGCATGAGCAACGTAAGCCTCTCCGCTCGGCTCAAACTTATTCAATCGGGCCAGCGTCTTGAAGGTGCCTCGCAAAATAAAGCGGGCAGCATCAGCATCGCCACCAAGCTTTTCCGTTAAAGCCTGATTCAACACAGGCCACACGATTAAATTCACAAACAAGACCATCACCGTTTGAGGCGAATATTTAAAAAAGCCTGCACCAAGCACGCCATCCAAACCCCCAGAGAGTGCTTTTAAAAACTTTTTCTGCGTTAAAACAGAATTAAATACCTCAACGACAAGCTCAGCCACTGTTTCGGGATCGATAATATACGTTTGATGGTTTGAAGAGAGAGCCTCTTTAAGGCTTTTTTCGTACTTAGATACAATTGCCTTAAGCGACGAAGATAAAGATTTCAGCTCGTTCTCATAAGTTTCTTCGCCAACCCTGCAAGCGAGAAGATACGAAAAACCATCCAAAGATTGCAGAAACATTGGGCTGTCACACTCATTGAATGCCATATCACGCAATTGAGCATCGATAACCGTATTCATGTCACGCCACTGTGGATTGGCGCGACACAATTCGATAAAAAGCCACGCCTCATCCCGATCTTTCGCTGCACAGTGTGTATGGCGAAAATACGCAGTAAACTCATTGATGGAAAGGCGAGCTGGCGTATGAAATAAACCAAAGAGCTCATCAAGAAGTTTTCGAGGCCTGCTAAGCCGCTCAGCTTTATTTTGAGCCGCCCCATCTGAAACTGAAAGTGTTCGAATATCATCCGAAGCGCTCTGCTTGCTAAGCGCTTTAGCAAGTGGTAAGGCAAACTCTTCAAAGACGATCAGCAATAATGCACGACGCAAACTGTCTGAATGATTGGCAGCCTCAATCGCTTCGATAATTTCAGCAGCACGGGCCAACGGCTCCTTAAGCTGATGGGTGCTTTGTATCAAAGAAGTAAAAACCTTACATTGACGCAACGCTTTGAGTAAAACAGGGTTGAATGCAAACTCTCGACGAACTTCAGATTTTATTATTGAAGCATCGGGCTGATCTAATAAATAGTAAAGCTTTTCTGGGCTCATTAATTCAAGAAGAACACGAAGATACTCGGCATTGTCAAAAGAACGGTTATGGCTTCGACGAGAAGACATTTGAAAAAACGCATACTCTGGCGCAGGCTCGTCAGGAAATTTTGATGCCCGAAATTTTTCATCCGAAGGGTTATATTCTACCGTGTCATCGACCAATAACACGCGCGAATCGGGATAGAGCGCTTTAATCGCTCTGATGATATCAAGCTTACCATGATCCCGAACACCGTTAGCATCATCTGATTGAAACTGCGGCCTTGATTTTAAAATAGCCTCATATCGTTTCGCAACTTGAGCTGCAGTGCGGCAAAGTTCAGACGCAAGCCTTTCTGGAAAAAAATGCCGATAAAAAGCCAACTGATCGTCATACATGAACCTCGAGTCAGCCTCGCTATGCTCCACCTTATTAGAAGCACACACAACAACGATACCCGCCATCTTGGCCAACTGTATAAACGCCGTGATCTGATACCTATTAGGGCAGTACATATCAGATGGGATAAGCTCATCATGATCGTCATGATTCCTATCTGGATAGCGTGTCGTTAAAAGCACATCATCCACGTTGAAACGCGCCCGTTCAAGACGCTCTCTCAGAGTCGTCGGCAACGCATCTGGGATACCGGTCGTCAGGGTGCAGTCAGTATCTAAGGCTATCACTACGTTCACACTCGGTGGCACGCTCATTTTTTCGTACATATCCGCCCCTTCATTATTCTTTAATAATGAGATCTTAAACCATGCCCCTTAAGGAATTATTACCGAAATCAGAAAAAATTATTCTTTTGGCGCAGGCTCAGTGTGAACTTCCAAGGTTTGCGTGGGGAATGCAAACTCAGCACCGTGGCGCTTGACCAATTCACCCAGGCGCATATAAATATCCTGCTGAATTCTGACGAAATCTGCGCCGGAGGTTGTCGTCGAATACGCCGTAATATTGATATCCACAGAAGATTGAGAAAATGCGCTAAAATACGCACGCGGAGTTTGTTTATTCAAATCAATCGAAGGGTAACCGGCTAACATTTTTTCCACATCCGCTGCGATCAAAGGCAGCTTATCAATGTCTTGATACCGCAAGGTCAGGTTAAGATTTAAGTAGCGGTGGCTCATACGGGTTTTATTGATCACTGCAGAAGTTGAGAAAAAAGAATTCGGCACGAACATTGGCTGAGTACTCAAGGTAATCAAGTGGGTTGATCGAAAACCGATATTGGCCACGGTGCCTTCGATTTTTTTGTTATCAAGCACGATATAATCCCCCACAGAAAAGGGGCGCTCAAAATACAACATCAAACCACCGAAGAAGTTACCCAACGTGTCTTTAGCTGCAAAACTTAAGACCAATGCACCGACGCCACCCAAGGTCAAAACGTCCGAAAAAGGCACTCCCACTAACTTTAAAATCCCCAAAATAACAGCAAAGAAGATGACTATTCTAAAAATACGATTCAGCGCAAAGGCTGAAGCCTTATCAAGCACATGCGCACGGTCAGGATTCAAAATGTGCGCTTCCATGTCTCGCGTGAAGCGATACATAAACCAGATAATCGCAACCACAGCACTTAAGTCGCGCAAAAAAATGGTGTATTTATGGACCAAAATGTGGGGGAAATACGCAGCCAGGACATCCAAACAATAGGTCAAGCCAAACGCCAAAACAAGGAGCTGCAGCGGCCTATTGAAGGAATAAATAATAATTTCATCCCAAACCCTTTTAGAGCGCTCAAATTTTCGAAACAGCACACCAAACACAGCGACTTGAGTCAGCAGCAAGGTACTGGTTAATACCAGGATGATAACCACCTCAACCAAGGATCGCGTGAGCATAGGCTCAGCATCGAGCCATGCGATTTTCTGTGAGATTGCAGAGGCTAAAAGGTACATGATACCCCCCTTAAAAAACCTTAAAAAAGAGTATCAAGTGCGCCGAAGGCCGGCAAGCCCTATGTGTGATCAGGCACAGTCATGGTAAACGCCTTGGGCACATCTAAAGTCTGGGTTGGGAAGGCAAAATCCGCACCATGGCGGGTCACAATGTCTATCATTTTCAGGTAAATCTCTTGCTGGAGCAGACCAAACTCGACGGAGTCAGTGGTTTTAGAAAACGCCGCCACGCGTATATTGATCGAAGAATCGCCAAATTCGTTAAAGAAGACCTGTACCGCTTGCTTGGGGTCAATGCCATGGTGATTGCGAATATACTCATACACCTCATCACGAATCGCCGGGATTTTATCGGCATCTTGATAGCGCAGTGTCAACGCGGTGACCATACGGCGATTGGCCATGCGCGTACAGTTCATGACAGACGAAGTGGTAAACACTGAATTCGGCACAAAAATTGGGCGTTTATCGAAATTAATAATACGCGTTGAGCGCCAGCCGATGCCATCAACCACACCCTCAATATTCTTATCGATGATTAAAATCCAATCACCCATAGCGAAGGGATGCTCGATATACAGCATCAAACCACCAAACACATTGGCCAAACTGTCTTTGGCCGCAAAACTAAACGCCAACGCACCCGCACCACCAAACGCGAGCAAGGCTGAAAACGGTACGCCGACCAATTGCATAATCGCAATGGCACCAATAAAAAAAGCTGCGATGCGAAACAGGCGATTAACTGCAAAGGCAGTAGCCTTATCCACTTTTTTATGGCGCGAGGGGTCTAAGATATTACACTCCAAGCCTTTGCCAAACCGCAACGCCGCCCAAAGCACGGTAAATATCACGATGATTTTTCGGATAAAATTTGTGAAGGCTAAAAAAGATACGCTCGTGAAACTCGCGTCGAATACATCAATGCAGTAACACAAGCCCACCACGAGAATCAGTAATTGCAAAGGCCTATGCAGGGCTTTAAGCAACACATCATCCCACAAACGCGAGGTGGCCAAAGAGCGTGACAGTAATCGACGATAAATAAGCAACTCAAGTGCACAAGCAACCATGACAATGACTAAGATGATCAACACCTCAACCAGAGACCTGACGATCACAGGTTGAGTTTGTAACCAAACGATTTTTTGTGTTGCCGATTGCAACGCGGCTTGCGCCATGCCCTACCTCACTTATTCATCGATAAACTGAGCGTAACGAAAAGACTTAGGGAAAACAAGCCCAAGCCAGCGGATCGCTTGCCTGGACACAGTGTTTAGACGATGTTGTTTCAAGGCTGTGTGAGGCAGGATGCCGAACCCAGAGCCCCCAGGGATGGGTTTACGGCGTCCTTGAAATAAGATTGTCTAAACACAAAAGGACAGGCTTGTTTACAGCAATTTATTCACGCGCTTCACAAAACTCGCCGGGTCTTTGAGCTGCCCGCCTTCAGCCAGCACCGACTGATCGAATAAAATGTGCGCCAAATCCGCAAATCGCGCATCATCCGCCTCATCACGCAAACGCTTGATCAAGGCATGCCCAGGGTTCAGCTCTAAAATCGGCTTCACCTCTGGCATGGCCTGGCCCATTGCAGCCATAATGCGTTGCATATTGGCATTCATATCGTTTTCATCGGCCACCACACACGCTGGTGAATCCGTGAGGCGGTGCGTTAAGCGCACCTCTTTCACCGCCTCGCCCAACACTTCTTTGGCTTGTTTCAAGGTCGATTCATAGGTTTTTTCCGCTTCTTTCTGCTGTTCCTTGGTTTCTTTGTCATCCATATCGCCCAAATCCAAATCACCACGCGCCACAGAGTGCAAAGACTTACCTTCAAATTCCATTAAGTGAGAGACCAACCATTCATCCACAGGCTCTGACAACAACAAGACTTCAATGCCTTTTTTACGGAAAATTTCCAAGTGCGGTGAATGCTGCGCAGCCTGAAAGCTCTCAGCACTCACGTAGTAAATTTTCGTTTGAGATTCTGGCATGCGTGCCACATAATCTTCCAACGAGACGGTTTGTTTTTCGCTGTCAGTGTGTGTGGTGGCAAAACGCAACAATTTAGCGATACGCTCACGGTTAGTGAAATCTTCAGCCGGTCCCTCCTTCAACACTTTGCCAAACACTTGCCAGCATTCGTCATATTTTTGAGGCTCATTTTTCGCCATTTTCTCGAGCATATCCAACACACGTTTCGTGAGCGCAGCCTTGATTGACTCCACCGTGCGATCCGATTGCAAAATCTCACGCGAGATATTCAACGGTAAATCATTGGAATCAATAATGCCCTTCACAAAACGTAAATACATCGGCATAAATTGCTCGGCATTATCCATGATAAACACGCGCTGCACATACAACTTCAAGCCACGCGCTTGCTCACGTTGATACAAATCAAACGGCGCACGTTTAGGCACATACAACAAGCTGGTGTATTCAAGCTTACCCTCGACTTTATTGTGCGACCACGCCAGTGGGCCCTCAAAATCGTGTGAAATATGCTTATAGAGCTCTTCGTACTCATCATCTTTGATATCAGACTTTGGCATCATCCACAGTGCGGTAGCGCGGTTAACCTGCTCCCACTCAACGGCTTTCTCTTTTTTCTTATCTTTCTTATCCTCATCATCAGCATTTTCAGCAGATTTTTCCATCATGATCGGCAGCGTGATGTGATCCGAGTACTTTTTCACGATAGAACGCAGACGGTACTCATCCAAAAAGTCTTCACTGTCTTTATTCAAATGCAAGGTAATGGCCGTACCGCGCGTATCACAAGCCACATTTTCCAGCGTATAACCTTCTTTACCATCAGAAACCCATTTCACACCGTGCTCAGACGTTAAACCCGCGCGACGCGTGATTACTTCAACCTTATCAGCGACAACAAAAGCCGAATAGAAGCCCACACCAA
It encodes:
- a CDS encoding mechanosensitive ion channel protein MscS, which produces MAQAALQSATQKIVWLQTQPVIVRSLVEVLIILVIVMVACALELLIYRRLLSRSLATSRLWDDVLLKALHRPLQLLILVVGLCYCIDVFDASFTSVSFLAFTNFIRKIIVIFTVLWAALRFGKGLECNILDPSRHKKVDKATAFAVNRLFRIAAFFIGAIAIMQLVGVPFSALLAFGGAGALAFSFAAKDSLANVFGGLMLYIEHPFAMGDWILIIDKNIEGVVDGIGWRSTRIINFDKRPIFVPNSVFTTSSVMNCTRMANRRMVTALTLRYQDADKIPAIRDEVYEYIRNHHGIDPKQAVQVFFNEFGDSSINIRVAAFSKTTDSVEFGLLQQEIYLKMIDIVTRHGADFAFPTQTLDVPKAFTMTVPDHT
- a CDS encoding molecular chaperone HtpG; amino-acid sequence: MSVDAQKEHLGFQAEVSRLLDLVAKSLYSNSEIFLRELVSNASDAADKLRYLALEDPALFEGDGELKIWLTLDKDAKTLTIRDNGIGMSREEVIENLGTIAKSGTKAFLDQLAASKDKVDSQLIGQFGVGFYSAFVVADKVEVITRRAGLTSEHGVKWVSDGKEGYTLENVACDTRGTAITLHLNKDSEDFLDEYRLRSIVKKYSDHITLPIMMEKSAENADDEDKKDKKKEKAVEWEQVNRATALWMMPKSDIKDDEYEELYKHISHDFEGPLAWSHNKVEGKLEYTSLLYVPKRAPFDLYQREQARGLKLYVQRVFIMDNAEQFMPMYLRFVKGIIDSNDLPLNISREILQSDRTVESIKAALTKRVLDMLEKMAKNEPQKYDECWQVFGKVLKEGPAEDFTNRERIAKLLRFATTHTDSEKQTVSLEDYVARMPESQTKIYYVSAESFQAAQHSPHLEIFRKKGIEVLLLSEPVDEWLVSHLMEFEGKSLHSVARGDLDLGDMDDKETKEQQKEAEKTYESTLKQAKEVLGEAVKEVRLTHRLTDSPACVVADENDMNANMQRIMAAMGQAMPEVKPILELNPGHALIKRLRDEADDARFADLAHILFDQSVLAEGGQLKDPASFVKRVNKLL